In Tachysurus vachellii isolate PV-2020 chromosome 24, HZAU_Pvac_v1, whole genome shotgun sequence, the sequence TCTCCCCAAACTGtttcatcatcttcctcttctatcTGTACATCCCCTTGTCCATCACCTCATCCTCTGTCCTCTTCCACCCCTGCAATATGGCTTTCTCCTTGCACACAGCCTCTCCACTCATCCCCTACAAGGCTTTCTCCATGTACCCAGCTGCTTGTTTCTCATAGCCCTACTAGACTCTCTCCATGTTCCATACCACTCTCTTCCCCTGTCATCCTGAAAAGGCCTATCCACATCTCCTCATTCAGTGACAGTGGCAGCCTCTTGGATCCTTCATCCCACATTTTTCCATGCAGCAGGTACTTAACAATGTCTCTGTTATCCTTAAAGTGGTCAGTCAAGTGTCAGCAACTGATTGGAATAAATGTTGCGCAATATtgccgtttttctttacagcaaAGCAGGATCTGTTACTGATAGACTGGAATCTCTTCCAAGCAATCAACCTTTAGACCAAACCACTGTCCAATCAGACAATGGTCAGTCTAAATTGACAATAAAATCATCCAGTGAGAGAAGGGCTAAGACAATCCCAATTTCAAAAACAAGAATTCAGCAAAAGCAGAGACAGGAACAGTTACCTAGGTACCAGTACCCAGGGATGCATCCTAAAGATGTGGCTTCAGGAAACAAATACATCATGGATACCatgaaaaagaaggaaattaTAAGTCGCCAAAACCTGAAACACATTGTAAGAGGTCCTCAGAGCCTTGGACTCTATAAAAGACGATATCTAACACAGGATCCTGTCTTAATTCAAGCCCGCCTAggcttaaacaaaacagtgAAGACTGTGACCCCTGGATCAAGACTTTTATTTGACAGGGCAAATTCAAAGTTTAACcaagttttgttaaaaatgcagAAGGAAAAAGATGGTGCAGATTTGTCTCAATCTAAGCCACAAATGGTAAAATCTGAAGCAGGTAATCAAACATCAGGACTCATGTGTCAGAGCAGTTCAAGCCCTGACAGTCAACGTGAACCATCTTCTAAGCTTCCTAAAGACCATGAGTTCGGTGTATCTCCAAAACAATCAAACATAGTatcttcctcatcctctttcAAAGCTCTTTCACATCTATATTGTGATGTAGAGACTCCCAACTCATGCCAGTTCACTGAGgtttcacagaaaataaaatatgaaggCCCTGCAGATGTTCATGAGTACAGCAGTTCTTCTTTGCTTGAATTAAATACCAGTAATACTGAAAACCATAAATCTACTCATCACAGCAAGCCTCGATTCACTGCTTCAGAAACAGACACATGTATTAGCACACTTAGTCAAACCAAGCAGACGGACTGCTTCCGATTCCCTTTGAAGAGTCATGGATCATCTGCTAAATCCAGTCATTTGCCCAGAATCTGTAGACCTGAGTCGGAAACCGCCACAtcaaattatatttacacacccAGACAACTCAACCAGAGTGACCAATTTCCTTTGAAGAGTAGAACTTGCAGACATGTGATCAGAGAAGCTGATAGTTTTTCTGACAGAAAGTCCACATGTCTGATATCTACTCAGGCACAAAATGAAGACTCATCTTCTCAGGAAATAGGAAGAAGATGGTCTcagaaaaaagacattttcaagCTATCACAAAAGAGCCACCGTGGTTCAGATACAGATTCTTCCAAATCTAACTCAAGTGAAATAAGCTCTCTAGATGAAGACACACACTTGACAAAACAGAAGAGTTTAGAGGTACAGACAAAGTGTGGTAAATCGTGCAGCACTCGATCTACTAGCGCACAGACATCCAGGGATACAAGGGATGATGCAGCGATTCAGACCACCTCCCCACAAGACATATACAGCTATCCCAACCAGCAAACACATTCAACAAGAGCCATTCCAGAACCTTCCGTGGCTGACTGGATGCCCCAATCTGGAGCTGACAAAGCATGTGAACAGTCATTAATGGAAGAATACAGTCTGAAAGTTGAACAAGTGAATTTTGCTAAGTTACATCAGCAGGATGATTCCCTACAGAGGAAGCCATCTGTTTCTGAGGCGAGGAAAAGTGAGCAAGAGATAATCCCACTTCCTGGTATATATGCATTTACACGTGAGTACAAGCCACATGATTTGTAAGGCTCAATAGGTAAAATGATAATtaattgcacatttatattaaaacatttgcaaACAAATGCAATTTTACTTACATAAATTTATGCATCCACTTGTATCCACAACTTGTCTGCagaatttattttcatctttttattgCTAACTCTTCTATTGCTATCTCCTGCTCCTCAACATGAGGAGTAGATGCATTAGTTGTCTGGTTCAGTTTGAAAATAGTATCCTGAGTATCCTACATCAATTCTACCTACAGGATTGGTCTATATAATTGTTATCACAATCACAGTCATTTGCTAACCCTGTTCATGTACTAGACACTTACGGTACAGTATACATTCTTTATTTCACTAATAACCTTAATACTCTACTAAACCGGCTACTAAAACAACTAACAGCATCAGCTGGTGGAATacaaacttacatttttaaccTTGATTAGTATATATTTTGCAAACCAACTCAATGATAAACAACATTATGGGTTTGAAAAAGAGAGACATACAGTTTTATCAGGCTGCACACATGCATGTTTCCTCATAGGAAGATAAGGGAGGGTATATAGCAAGCTGCAGCGTATGCCGACATGTTCGTACTACAACTGCCATGCGATCAAGTAAATATGAGCTACAGAGGTGGCACACATGTAAACAGGATGCACATGAGAGTGCAACATGGGACAATGCTGTAAAATGTGAGTAGCTGGAATATTACAGCTGAGTGTTAATGGGTTTTTTCTCACTATGTTACTGggttctgtgtatctgtctagGCCTGTAAAAGAGCTGTGCCAGCATTGGCATGAGTCCTGGCAGATTGCcacacttttttaaatataaatttcagAATATTTCTGAACCACCCCTAAACCTGCATAAACAATGTCAGTTAAATATGGAGAAAtattaaacaacattttattacttaaaaCCTAATTTAATGGTTTGAACAACATTGCTTACAGATCATAAGCCTACAGTCTTGAAATCTTTACTTTAAGcagcatgttttttgtttttgtttttttttttttggatgaaaagggttttatatatatatatatatatatatatatatatatatatatatatatatatatatatatatatatatatatatatatacaccgtATGTATAACACGTATATTCAATAAATACTACACACcacatatttaatataaataatctcTAACAGCCCAAATAGTGATCTGCGCATGCACGCTGCATCATTCTGTCGTCTCCTTAGCAACGGGAAGGGACGGAGTAGGGAGGGATTAACGGAGGACGGAGAGCGACGGTTCTTTATACATTGCTCTTTAAGCAGCTCCAGGACACAATTAAATACCTTGTGGTGTTTGCTTTGTCTTTCAAGAAGCTCTGGAGAATCTGAACTGGTGAGTTTGCGCTACTAAAAAAAAACCGTTAAGATGCGTTAACGGGAACGTGATGAACTCAATGAAGAAGTGGATGAAAACAATGGAGGTCCATCCACCGTCACGAGGTTTAGGGATGCTTACATCTCCATATAGGATCAGTGTTATATACTCAACattgcagggtttttttttccctcaccgATCAAACCTGTTCGAGGTTCATAGTGTGTGGGGGATAAAATGCGGGAGTGTGGGGTTtgaagccatttttttttaggCAGCTTGAATATAGGACATGGACTCCACAGGGATGCAGTGGACTGAGATTAATCCTATTTATACCGCATGTGTTTGTGGCTTTATAAGCTTTAAAAGGCTTATTAAAGGATTAAATTATGACAGATTCTTGTACTTTCGGTTAAATGACCCGTTCTTTTAGGATTTGGGTGCATAAAAACAGATATCTGTGTCGTTCAGGAGAGATGTTTCTCTTCCAATATTACTTGACCTATATTATAatggaatatataaatattaagggttgttttttttttttgttttgtttgtttgttctgttttgttttttggatttaGAGTTACAGCTGAGAGACATATCTGCTATGTTCAAAGGCTTACTATAAACTTTGTAATATGATTTTGGGAGACTATTTGAAGAAACTATAGTGCACTACCTACAGTATGACTCGTATGATGATCACTAACAGTTGAGTTGTTAATTTGATATTAAGCTGAAACGAGGTGAAAGACAAAACACTTGCATATCGTTTGTGGGATTATATTTGATTGAATGTTGTGGTTATTAAGGCGTTTCTGCATCTCATTACGTTCCTTTGCAGTTGAACATGTGACCTAGAAGCATGTAAAACTGAATGtctaagaagaaaatgaaaaaataaggaAACCTTATATCACCATTTTTTtggggattttttatttttatttttatttttaatattatcatTTCAACCTgttgcagatttatttatttatttgtttgtttgtttatttatttattcaatcagAAAATTTGGTGATTTTAACTCTGACTCTTTACCCAAAAACTAGCCTagatctttaaaagaaaaatttgttgtattttctataaagtgttatgtattttattcatgtgTTGCCATGCATCACTCTCTTGTGCTATAACAGAGGTAGAGCACAAGACACACAGTTTATATCTAACTGCTAAAGAATAGATGTCACAACAGCTATGTGTTTCTGTCAGAAAACTTTATACTGAACGTCTTGACCTTTATTTTAACACAGGCTGTACCTGTATTACAGACTAATAGCTTAGTTGAAACTCCTGGAACAACAAGAAAACATGAAAAGATACTACAAGAGAACTGGAAATCTCTATGcttgatgtttgatgtttaaATTCTTGATGTCTCAGCCGTACTTTCCTTCCTCTTGTTAAAGACATGTCAGAAATCGTGCCCCCAGAAGTGAAACCAAAACCTGTTGTCCCTGCCAAGCCATCTCATGTGGTACTGCCCAACAACACCTCCATTGCACCCCTCCAGGGGTCAGGGGCTGGAAGCCAGGGGTCAGGAGGAGGCTCAACATTGCTGGGATATGTTGGGATAGACACCATTATTGAAcaaatgaggaagaaaaccaTGAAGACTGGCTTTGATTTCAACATCATGATTGTAGGTTAGTGAAAATCCTGAGCTGTGAATTGAGAAGTTAAAGTTATTCTCACCCCACATGataaacatctgtaaattaTTTGAATATTGTTTCCTCAGCCCTGTTCTATTATTCTAATGTTTTCTAATTCTAATGTTCTAATGTGTCTTTTAATCTAGGTCAAAGTGGCTTAGGGAAATCCACCATGGTCAATACTCTATTTAAGTCTCAGGTGAGCAGGCGGAGCTCTGGCTGGAGTCGTGATGAGAAGATCCCCAAGACTGTGGAGATTAAATCTGTGTCACACGGTAAGATCTAACAGAGCTGGTGGTTGAGATACATTTTGTTATAAACATGTGAGTCTACATGCATCAATTCTTAACGTCAGACTAATTTGTAAAGTGTGTTATATCTTAAAGTTTTGGGGCATAGTTGCCTTTTCTGAGTTCctcatttctgaaaaaaaaaaagtcatattttgGAGAAATTCCACTCAGGTTTTAGAGCACACCACAGAACACAGTCTCCCTTCCTCAAAGTATCCAGTGATTGCAGTAAGAGTGCCATTTTCATTTTACTCAAACTCAGCACAACTTTTGATATTAGCCTTTCGGATCATGTTAAGTGTGATACCGTCTTAAATTGTTTTACCTCTTACCTCAAAGGCAGAGAATGCTTTTTGTTGGATTGGTTATTTCTCCTCTTCATCATGAGCCATCATTTATGGTGTACCTCAGGCCTTCATCCTGGGCCCTATGCCACTGATTAATTATGTTAAATAGTCCCACAGTCCTACTATGCACTGTCACATTAGTGTTCTTGACTGAAAGTcctttgattaaataaaaaataaataaaaaaactaaataaaaatcaaactcAACTCAATAAGTATTATCTAAAATAAAACCCTATTTCACATTACTGCACTGTATGTTTTACTGGGAGATACGTTCCTAATGTTCTCTTTGTCTTGAACATTCAACATTGAAACAAAGACTCTTTGTCTTTAAGGACATTGACAGAGTCACAGTCGGCCTGGTGTGTCCTCTGCCCCAGGCAATACCACAGGCCTGATACTTAATGTCCTTTGGGTACCAGCATTTGTGCACAGCTGGAAAACAGTAGGGTATGGCATCCGGCCCAGACCCCAAACCAGTCAAGACACTTTGCTGTATAGGATTAATGTTTCAAGAGTGTTGAACGTGCGGGCAGATATAGTATTCCACTGTTGGGTTCTTTCCATGTTGAAAAATTCCCCTTTTACATATTAGAAAGATTTGAAAGATTTATTGTCAGCTCTATGTCTATGGGGTTGGGAGTGTACTTCATGAAAAGCTTTTTGTGTCGATGTTCCCACTGCTTTGCATTTGTCCAAAAATATCTTGCAAATTTTAAGCATGTTCTAAAGGATCTGTTGAACTTTTGTGACAAGAGGATATATTTTGgtaaatttttaatatatgcaTATTGCTGATGATGAAGTTAggttttagtttagtttaatttgattttattgatgTTAATTCATCTTTATAAAATGCAGGAATCCTTCACACCAGAGCTTTATATTTACAGGCAGTTTTGACATGCAAGACAGTTTTCTATAGCATTTCTATTTTTCACTtccattatatttatatgtattttgatTTCAATTGAGAACTTATTGATTTTTTGCAATGTGATCCAGATAGTGTTTCagtcattcattattttttggttttgttactGACAAGAGTGAGTTCTTGGTCATTGTTATTTTATACTGTAGTCATAGAAGAAGGTGGTGTGAAAATGAAACTGACAGTGATTGACACTCCTGGATTTGGGGACCAGATCAATAACGAAAACTGGTGAGTAAGGAGGTTTTCATAGactgatatttttctttttgtaaatgtGTCCTGTTGTCTATCTCTCTATGTATTACACTCTAGTCAGTTATTTAAAGATCATTTCTTGTGTTTACAGCTGGGAGCCAATATCGAAATATATCAATGAACAGTATGAGAAGTTTTTAAAGGAAGAAGTTAACATTGCCCGTAAAAAACGGATTCCAGACACCCGAGTGCACTGCTGCTTGTACTTCATATCTCCAACTGGACACTCGTGAGCACAAATATATCACATCCTACAATTCAGCACATAATGGTCTAATTAATTCAAAGCTAAAAATAGTTGTCTTCATCTAACTGAAGTGAATTGCCTAAATGCGTATAATAATTGAATTTCTGTGTAAAAATTTCAAAGATTGTGAACATGAATTGGAAAAACAGTTCAGACTTGAGGGTCCATGGAAGAtggtaacattaataaaaagtaaTGTACCGACTGGTCAATGGCAGTCTGTTTGGAACAGCCAGTTAATATGACATGTCTGAATGGTAGTCTGAGATTTATTAATCAAGTAAGGCTCATTTGAGACTTTACTGCAGTGATCTCTGCAGTTCAATCTATTAACTTCCCCCcaacccccctctctctgctgTCCTATAGTTACTCTCTCTGACCTttctatttgtctctctcttccacttGTGTCAGACTGCGACAGCTGGACATTGAGTTCATGAAGCATTTAAGTCGAACTGTAAACATCATTCCTGTCATTGCCAAAGCTGATACTCTCACTCCTGAGGAAAAAACAGAGTTCAAACAGAGGGTGAGAACGtgtgcatggatggatggatggagtgatcattagatggatggatatgtgAAAGAATGGGTAGTATGATaattgaaaatgtttaaatggatggattgatggaagaAACTTTAGAATGTGGAAAAATAGCTGGATGAATAA encodes:
- the septin3 gene encoding neuronal-specific septin-3 isoform X1; protein product: MRSSKYELQRWHTCKQDAHESATWDNAVKYMSEIVPPEVKPKPVVPAKPSHVVLPNNTSIAPLQGSGAGSQGSGGGSTLLGYVGIDTIIEQMRKKTMKTGFDFNIMIVGQSGLGKSTMVNTLFKSQVSRRSSGWSRDEKIPKTVEIKSVSHVIEEGGVKMKLTVIDTPGFGDQINNENCWEPISKYINEQYEKFLKEEVNIARKKRIPDTRVHCCLYFISPTGHSLRQLDIEFMKHLSRTVNIIPVIAKADTLTPEEKTEFKQRVRKELEVCGIEFYPQKEFDEDQEDKADNDKIREAMPFAVVGSDKEYQVNCKRVLGRKTAWGIVEVENPNHCEFSQLRDFLIRSHLQDLKEVTHNIHYETYRAKRLNDNGGLHPISTSNSTQESNLL
- the septin3 gene encoding neuronal-specific septin-3 isoform X2, giving the protein MSEIVPPEVKPKPVVPAKPSHVVLPNNTSIAPLQGSGAGSQGSGGGSTLLGYVGIDTIIEQMRKKTMKTGFDFNIMIVGQSGLGKSTMVNTLFKSQVSRRSSGWSRDEKIPKTVEIKSVSHVIEEGGVKMKLTVIDTPGFGDQINNENCWEPISKYINEQYEKFLKEEVNIARKKRIPDTRVHCCLYFISPTGHSLRQLDIEFMKHLSRTVNIIPVIAKADTLTPEEKTEFKQRVRKELEVCGIEFYPQKEFDEDQEDKADNDKIREAMPFAVVGSDKEYQVNCKRVLGRKTAWGIVEVENPNHCEFSQLRDFLIRSHLQDLKEVTHNIHYETYRAKRLNDNGGLHPISTSNSTQESNLL